The Deinococcus aquiradiocola genome includes a window with the following:
- a CDS encoding CAP domain-containing protein, translating into MPHARPAAPALALLLASVLAACGGDVTSVPGADMSVQAREVFTLTNAVRTQGITCRGVTYPASPALTEDRNLNFVAQQRAQDIARTGEFVHDPKQSSSYVALIEGMRYSTVYPYTDIGENLGMAGTATSVVTQWQASVKGHCETQFTGIYIDPAGQQRPGFRRMGAGEAVSGGGQHYWVTIFSR; encoded by the coding sequence ATGCCTCACGCCCGCCCCGCCGCCCCCGCTCTCGCCCTTCTCCTCGCCTCCGTCCTCGCCGCGTGCGGGGGAGACGTCACGTCTGTCCCGGGCGCCGACATGAGCGTCCAGGCGCGCGAGGTGTTCACGCTCACGAACGCCGTCCGCACGCAGGGCATCACCTGCCGCGGCGTCACGTACCCCGCCAGTCCCGCCCTGACCGAGGACCGCAACCTGAACTTCGTCGCGCAGCAGCGCGCGCAGGACATCGCCCGCACCGGCGAGTTCGTGCACGACCCCAAGCAGTCCAGCAGTTACGTGGCCCTGATCGAGGGCATGCGGTACAGCACCGTGTACCCGTACACCGACATCGGCGAGAACCTCGGCATGGCGGGGACGGCCACCAGCGTCGTCACGCAGTGGCAGGCGAGCGTCAAGGGGCACTGCGAGACGCAGTTCACCGGCATCTACATCGACCCGGCCGGGCAGCAGCGCCCCGGCTTCAGGCGCATGGGGGCGGGAGAGGCCGTCAGTGGAGGCGGTCAGCACTACTGGGTGACGATCTTCTCCCGCTGA